In one window of Hevea brasiliensis isolate MT/VB/25A 57/8 chromosome 10, ASM3005281v1, whole genome shotgun sequence DNA:
- the LOC131169811 gene encoding nuclear transcription factor Y subunit B-3-like isoform X2: MADSDNESGGHNNNANSELSAREQDRFLPIANVSRIMKKALPANAKISKDAKETVQECVSEFISFITGEASDKCQREKRKTINGDDLLWAMTTLGFEEYVEPLKIYLQKYREMEGEKSSMGRQGEKDGAGGSGGGGAAAGGGGSGGGVSSGGAGGAGGFNGGGQGMYGGMMMMGHHQGHVYGTGGYHHQMGVGKGGSGNSRSSVNFLSFS, translated from the exons ATGGCGGATTCAGACAATGAATCAGGAGGGCACAACAACAACGCCAACAGTGAGCTATCTGCCCGTGAACAGGACAGGTTCTTGCCCATCGCTAACGTTAGCAGAATAATGAAGAAAGCTCTGCCGGCGAACGCTAAGATCTCCAAAGATGCCAAAGAGACGGTGCAGGAGTGCGTGTCTGAATTCATCAGCTTTATTACCGGAGAGGCTTCCGACAAGTGCCAGCGCGAAAAGAGGAAGACGATCAACGGCGACGATCTGCTTTGGGCCATGACCACGCTAGGGTTTGAGGAGTACGTGGAGCCCTTGAAGATTTATTTGCAGAAATATAGGGAGATGGAAGGGGAGAAGAGCTCCATGGGCAGGCAAGGAGAGAAGGATGGTGCTGGTGGGTCAGGTGGAGGTGGTGCCGCTGCTGGCGGAGGTGGGTCTGGTGGAGGGGTGAGTTCAGGCGGTGCTGGGGGAGCAGGAGGGTTTAATGGTGGTGGTCAAGGGATGTATGGAGGGATGATGATGATGGGGCATCATCAAGGGCACGTGTACGGCACCGGTGGGTATCATCATCAGATGGGTGTCGGGAAAGGTGGCTCCGGCAACTCAAG GTCTTCTgttaattttctttcattttcttag
- the LOC131169811 gene encoding nuclear transcription factor Y subunit B-3-like isoform X1: MADSDNESGGHNNNANSELSAREQDRFLPIANVSRIMKKALPANAKISKDAKETVQECVSEFISFITGEASDKCQREKRKTINGDDLLWAMTTLGFEEYVEPLKIYLQKYREMEGEKSSMGRQGEKDGAGGSGGGGAAAGGGGSGGGVSSGGAGGAGGFNGGGQGMYGGMMMMGHHQGHVYGTGGYHHQMGVGKGGSGNSRVDLRFFNLDPRIKKCRKIN; this comes from the exons ATGGCGGATTCAGACAATGAATCAGGAGGGCACAACAACAACGCCAACAGTGAGCTATCTGCCCGTGAACAGGACAGGTTCTTGCCCATCGCTAACGTTAGCAGAATAATGAAGAAAGCTCTGCCGGCGAACGCTAAGATCTCCAAAGATGCCAAAGAGACGGTGCAGGAGTGCGTGTCTGAATTCATCAGCTTTATTACCGGAGAGGCTTCCGACAAGTGCCAGCGCGAAAAGAGGAAGACGATCAACGGCGACGATCTGCTTTGGGCCATGACCACGCTAGGGTTTGAGGAGTACGTGGAGCCCTTGAAGATTTATTTGCAGAAATATAGGGAGATGGAAGGGGAGAAGAGCTCCATGGGCAGGCAAGGAGAGAAGGATGGTGCTGGTGGGTCAGGTGGAGGTGGTGCCGCTGCTGGCGGAGGTGGGTCTGGTGGAGGGGTGAGTTCAGGCGGTGCTGGGGGAGCAGGAGGGTTTAATGGTGGTGGTCAAGGGATGTATGGAGGGATGATGATGATGGGGCATCATCAAGGGCACGTGTACGGCACCGGTGGGTATCATCATCAGATGGGTGTCGGGAAAGGTGGCTCCGGCAACTCAAG GGTTGATCTTCGGTTCTTCAATCTTGACCCAAGGAttaagaaatgtagaaaaataaattaa